The genomic interval GAGCTTGCCTTCGTGATCCGCTTGTTGTTGCAATTGCGCAAGAATCCGCGACCATACTCCCGTTTGACGCCAACGGTAAAAGCGTCCGGCCACCGTTTGCCACGGTCCATAGCGTTCGGGTAAATCCCGCCACGGTGCTCCAGTGCGATCAATCCACAAGATGCCATTGATCGTGGTTCGATGGTCCTGGTTAGGGCGTCTGACCAAGGGCTTTTGCGGGGGTAAGAGCGGTTTCAATTTCTCCCATTGAGCATTGGTTAAGTCGCCACGACGATAGGAGGGAAGAATCATAGTCAGACTCTGAATGCGCCAACTCTAGACTACCAAAGGATCTCAAAGGGTTTTAAAACACGCCCTAGCAAATCTGGTGCGAGAAACGCGACAATGCTTAGAACTCTCGCAAGCCAAGTTTGCTGAAAGGTTAGGAGTTTCATTCCAAAGCGTCAACCGTTGGGAGAATGGGCGAACCAAGCCCTTGCCGATCGCGTTAAAGCAGATTGAACACTTGCTGCATCAAATGGGCGATAGTGGCAAAGATTTGCTCGTTAAATACTTTTCAGAGTGAGGACGGAGACCCGATGACTGATAGCCTCCACCGCTCTGTTCTTGAGGGTCAAGATTCACCCCTAGGTTCTCGTCATTACTGAAGCGGATGTTCTCATGACAGGGGTGCTGGCGAGCCGCCCTGTACGAGAGCCTGATTGTGCAGCGGAAAGCCAAGCGCTTCGCACCTTTGCCCAACACCTGATGGACGAGCCAAAGTCCATGCTGAAAACGCTTGTTCGCTTGGCACTCGATCTTTGTCGATCGGATACGGTGGGGGTTAGCTTACTCGAAACCGCACCGGATGGGACATCGTTTTTCCGGTGGGTGGCGATCGCGGGTGCGCTAGAAGCGTTAGAGCAGAGCACGACTCCTGGCAACTTTAGTCCTTGTGGCACAACCCTCGCTTGCAACCAGCCCCAGCTATACAGCTATCCTGAGCGGTTTTTCAGCTATTTGTATCACCCGCAGTTCTCGGTCGTGGAAGGATTGCTCATTCCACTATGCGTCAACGATCGGGCACTGGGCACGCTATGGATTGTGTCGCATCACGAGGAGCGGCGTTTTGATGCCGAGGATCAGCGGCTGATGATGAGCTTGGGAGGCTTTACGGCTTCTGCCCTGCATAATATGCAACAGATGCAGCAGACGGCAGCAACCGCGTTACGACACGAGCAGTTTAATCAACAGATCCTCGACAGTAGCGATGATTGCATCAAGGTGTTGGACTTAGAGGGACGGCTTTTGTTCATGAACCAGCCTGGACAAGCGTTGCTAGGCGTTGAAGATATCACGCCCCTTCTCAACACATCTTGGGCTGAGTTTTGGCAGGGAGCCGATCAGCAAGCAGCGATCGCTTCGATCGCTAAAGCTAGAGCAGGCGAAGTTTGCACCTTTCAAGGCTATCGTCCGACGCTAAGTGGTGAACCTAGATGGTGGGATAGCAAAGTGAGTCCCATTCGAGGAACCGGGGGGCAAGTTGAACGGCTGTTGTGCATTTCGCGAGATATTACCGCACGCAGGCAAAGTGAAGACAAACGCAAACAGGCGGAGGATCGCTTGCGGAAGAGTGAGGAGCGGCTGTCTACAATCTTTTCACAAGCAGCGGTGGGGCTTTCTGAGATCTCGCTGGACGGATGCTTTCAGCGGGTTAACGATGAGCTATGCCAGATCTTGGGGCGAGCGCGAGAGGAAATACTAGCGGTCAGCATATCTGATGTCACGCATCCTGAAAACGTGCTCAAAAGCTTAAAAGCCTTTCAACAATTGGTTGAGACGGGTAATACAGTCTTGTTCGAGAAGCGCTACCTGCGCTCGGATGGAACAATCGTCTGGGCTAACAGCAATCTCACCCGCCTCGACGATGAGCAGGGACATCCGCGCACCGTGCTGGCAGTCACTGTTGATCTGAGCGATCGTAAACAAGCAGAAGAGAACTTGCGGCAGTCGGAAGAGCGGTATCGGGCCATTGTTAACCAGGCAGTAACAGGCGTGGTGTACAGTAGTCTTGGCGGCAAGCTGGCGATTGTGAATC from Trichocoleus sp. carries:
- a CDS encoding helix-turn-helix domain-containing protein — protein: MVRETRQCLELSQAKFAERLGVSFQSVNRWENGRTKPLPIALKQIEHLLHQMGDSGKDLLVKYFSE